A portion of the Actomonas aquatica genome contains these proteins:
- the rlmN gene encoding 23S rRNA (adenine(2503)-C(2))-methyltransferase RlmN, translating into MTAPSTSPLSLLGLTRAELGELVSDWGFKTVHAGKIWRHLYLEGRTDWEAIYGLPGELCRKLYAETTAELLPIARETHSSDGFTRKYLLALHDGHKIETVLMRYSGRVTACVSSQVGCAMGCVFCATGQMGYTRHLTTAEIVAQTLHVDRILRETAPETPALAESDHDSPHHRHERLRNIVLMGMGEPLHNYDAVIKATQILREPGGLALGAKKITLSTVGVVPGILRLAEERQPIYLAVSLHAATQEKRAAIVPAARKWKLDQLMDACRYYAERMQRRIFFEWTLIEGENDRPEDAHAVGQLLQTVPGQVNLIPLNPTNGYAGQPSDNTAAKRFQEILATYGLPSTIRQRRGIDIAAGCGQLASAEG; encoded by the coding sequence GTGACCGCTCCCAGCACCTCTCCACTTTCCCTTCTCGGCCTGACTCGGGCGGAGCTGGGTGAGCTTGTTTCGGACTGGGGTTTTAAGACTGTCCATGCCGGCAAGATCTGGCGGCATCTCTACCTGGAGGGTCGCACCGACTGGGAGGCGATTTACGGCCTGCCCGGGGAGTTGTGCAGAAAGCTCTATGCGGAGACGACGGCGGAGCTGTTGCCCATCGCGCGGGAGACGCATTCCAGCGACGGATTCACCCGCAAATACCTGCTCGCGCTGCATGACGGTCACAAGATTGAGACGGTGCTGATGCGCTACTCGGGTCGGGTGACGGCCTGTGTGAGTTCGCAGGTCGGTTGCGCGATGGGCTGTGTGTTTTGTGCGACGGGGCAGATGGGTTATACGCGCCACCTCACCACGGCCGAAATCGTGGCGCAGACTCTGCACGTCGATCGCATCCTGCGGGAGACCGCGCCGGAGACGCCGGCGCTGGCGGAGTCGGATCATGACTCGCCGCACCATCGCCACGAACGCCTGCGCAACATCGTGCTCATGGGCATGGGCGAACCGCTGCACAACTATGACGCGGTGATCAAAGCCACCCAGATCCTGCGTGAACCCGGCGGCCTCGCGCTCGGCGCGAAGAAGATCACGCTCAGCACGGTGGGCGTGGTGCCGGGGATCCTGCGCCTGGCGGAGGAACGGCAGCCGATTTACCTCGCGGTCTCACTGCATGCGGCGACGCAGGAAAAGCGCGCGGCCATCGTGCCGGCGGCGCGCAAGTGGAAGCTCGATCAGCTCATGGACGCCTGCCGCTATTATGCGGAAAGAATGCAGCGCCGCATCTTCTTTGAGTGGACCCTGATCGAGGGCGAAAACGACCGTCCGGAGGACGCGCATGCGGTGGGCCAACTCCTGCAAACCGTGCCGGGTCAGGTGAACCTGATCCCCTTGAATCCAACAAATGGATACGCCGGCCAGCCCAGCGACAACACCGCGGCCAAACGATTTCAGGAGATCCTCGCCACCTACGGGTTGCCGAGCACCATCCGCCAACGCCGCGGCATCGACATCGCCGCCGGCTGCGGCCAACTGGCCTCCGCGGAAGGATAA
- a CDS encoding DUF4209 domain-containing protein, which translates to MSEETEEPEERFNVTAEALREYDWASVIDSCERKECFHYYERLSAESAKLDTRGDKLGGRVFALLSVVASFHANYDASGNPYGSMWSGFNGRRSLNAEDLTERDLAALAGVVDEITDPELRARVADVLWVTKRNFKTAKSAIVAFLESAERLKTNDMWPPYSDRLTRAAQIAAKKGFESEKADVLQAIEASITEHATDLKSGLLCDRLMGIMVVLKAGNMPEYAGLSEKLARQFSEQGNWHFAEVYWERAELWHRRAKNEAEVLRCRIARGECYVSRAEAGPVGRGTNYMYSAHWMGRAVEMLRSAKAASERVAAVNKRFLELQKLSLGEMGRVEVPVDELPGFREEEQKARKAAAERVRGVDFPTAIARFALINRPTSVEGMKEQYAKTAESAPLMHIIGASAIDRSGMTTDRIPARLPREDDQNDEAARKQMVQQAQIVNWPLRVAWQINPAREAIRGEHGVRLRDLWFLVENNPFIPAGHEGIVLRGIQAGFCGDWLTAMHLLVPQVEASIRHVLQQRGVVTSTMDGEGLQKELDLNQLLWMKEVEEVFGLDVLFDLRGILIERFGHNLRNELAHGLLPEGGCYHPATEYLWWLLLHIYWRGFHFVQTYEVDHLGNHLPPEKKS; encoded by the coding sequence ATGAGCGAAGAAACCGAGGAACCTGAGGAACGATTCAACGTAACCGCCGAGGCCCTTCGCGAATATGACTGGGCGTCGGTTATCGACTCCTGCGAGCGGAAGGAATGTTTCCACTACTACGAACGCCTCAGCGCAGAATCCGCAAAACTTGATACAAGGGGAGACAAGTTAGGGGGCCGAGTCTTCGCACTGCTTTCGGTGGTCGCTTCGTTTCACGCCAACTACGACGCTTCTGGAAACCCTTACGGCTCCATGTGGAGTGGATTCAACGGTCGTCGTTCTCTCAACGCTGAGGATTTGACTGAGCGAGACCTAGCGGCCCTGGCGGGAGTCGTAGACGAGATTACTGACCCGGAGCTTCGAGCCCGAGTTGCCGATGTCCTTTGGGTTACCAAACGAAACTTCAAAACCGCCAAGTCTGCAATCGTCGCCTTCCTTGAGTCGGCTGAACGGTTGAAAACAAACGACATGTGGCCTCCTTATTCTGACCGGCTGACACGGGCGGCACAGATCGCGGCAAAAAAGGGATTCGAATCCGAAAAGGCGGACGTCTTGCAGGCGATCGAAGCATCAATCACAGAGCACGCAACCGATCTCAAATCAGGTCTTCTTTGTGACCGTCTGATGGGAATCATGGTCGTTCTGAAGGCGGGAAATATGCCGGAATACGCGGGTCTATCGGAGAAACTTGCCCGGCAGTTTTCGGAACAAGGAAACTGGCATTTCGCCGAGGTTTATTGGGAGCGAGCGGAGCTTTGGCACCGGAGGGCGAAGAATGAAGCTGAGGTCCTGAGGTGCCGAATTGCACGAGGTGAGTGCTACGTTTCACGGGCTGAGGCTGGCCCGGTCGGACGGGGAACCAACTACATGTATTCGGCCCACTGGATGGGTAGGGCTGTGGAAATGCTGCGGTCGGCAAAAGCTGCTTCTGAACGAGTTGCAGCCGTAAACAAACGGTTTCTTGAGCTACAGAAGCTTAGTCTCGGCGAAATGGGTCGGGTGGAGGTTCCTGTGGACGAATTGCCCGGATTTCGTGAGGAGGAGCAGAAAGCCCGAAAAGCTGCTGCTGAGCGCGTTCGGGGTGTTGATTTCCCGACCGCGATCGCGCGGTTCGCCCTGATCAACAGACCTACCTCAGTAGAGGGAATGAAAGAGCAATACGCAAAGACTGCGGAAAGCGCTCCCCTGATGCACATTATCGGGGCCTCCGCTATCGATCGAAGTGGGATGACGACGGATCGAATCCCCGCACGACTTCCTCGCGAAGACGATCAGAATGACGAGGCAGCTCGCAAGCAAATGGTCCAGCAGGCCCAAATCGTGAACTGGCCCCTACGAGTCGCGTGGCAGATCAACCCAGCTAGGGAAGCCATCCGCGGCGAACATGGAGTTCGCCTACGAGATCTCTGGTTTCTGGTTGAAAACAATCCCTTTATTCCAGCTGGCCACGAGGGGATTGTTCTTCGCGGCATCCAAGCCGGATTCTGCGGCGACTGGCTAACGGCAATGCATCTGCTGGTGCCGCAAGTTGAGGCGTCTATCCGGCACGTGCTGCAGCAACGCGGAGTGGTCACCTCCACGATGGATGGCGAAGGGCTGCAGAAGGAACTCGATCTGAACCAGCTCCTTTGGATGAAGGAGGTCGAAGAAGTTTTCGGGCTAGATGTTCTGTTCGACCTGAGGGGGATCCTTATTGAGCGGTTCGGTCACAACCTCCGTAACGAACTCGCGCACGGATTGCTTCCCGAAGGAGGGTGCTATCACCCAGCGACTGAGTATCTCTGGTGGCTTCTACTCCACATCTACTGGAGAGGTTTTCATTTCGTCCAGACTTACGAGGTCGATCACCTCGGAAACCATCTGCCTCCCGAGAAAAAGTCTTAG
- a CDS encoding GmrSD restriction endonuclease domain-containing protein: MKAQDLQFTQLLEGSKQFIIPIFQRTYSWELAHCQQLWNDIVRVGRSAELNSHFIGSAVYIPETNVDAAIPRWLVIDGQQRITTMTLFLIALKRRLEAGGMDDPVSAAQVEDLYLRNRYGKGEAAYRLLLTRTDKETLIQLIDGKEPPEEEGSLRIIENFRFFTSQLASVDVGEVWKGIKKLMIVDVCLQQGIDNPQMIFESMNSTGKALTQADLIRNFVLMGLAHEHQTRLYTDYWRPMEVEFGAVNYINEFDEFMRYYLVIHTGNVRIRRGDVYDEFKGYSRKHEVEPLLESLREFAGYYCRIALGTEKDAALAAAFHDIRELRADVCYPMLMELYQDFRHDRLSHDEFVEVVRMVESYVFRRAVCDIPTNSLRQTFATFTRRVKKDRYVESVKAAFLLLPSYRRLPTDAEFIRQIQVRNLYKFNRRSYWLRRFENHGRKERVQVQDYTIEHIMPQNEDLNAQWRADLGEEWQRIHTQYLHTLGNLTLTGYNSEYSDRSFPEKRDMEGGFRYSPLKLNQGLGSCEIWNESAIQERAKRLAEIAAEIWQAPKLWQDLLEAYKPAPPKGANYSIADHPNLAGGITRELFEAFRKEVLALDECVTEEFLKLYVAYKAETNFVDIVPQSKGLRLSLNLPFPEIDDPRKLCRDVTDLGRWGNGDVEVRLERMEDLAYVVGLARQALERQLGDEPAE, translated from the coding sequence ATGAAAGCCCAGGACCTCCAATTCACCCAACTGCTGGAAGGCTCCAAGCAGTTCATCATTCCCATCTTTCAGCGCACCTACAGTTGGGAGTTGGCGCATTGTCAGCAGCTCTGGAACGACATAGTTCGAGTCGGACGCAGTGCTGAACTCAACAGCCACTTCATCGGCTCCGCCGTCTACATTCCCGAAACCAATGTCGACGCCGCCATTCCGCGATGGCTGGTTATCGATGGCCAGCAGCGTATCACGACCATGACGCTGTTTCTGATCGCTTTGAAGCGTCGCTTGGAGGCGGGGGGAATGGATGATCCCGTTTCCGCAGCGCAGGTGGAGGACCTCTACCTGCGCAATCGTTATGGCAAGGGCGAGGCGGCTTATCGACTGTTGCTCACGCGCACCGATAAGGAAACGCTCATTCAATTGATCGACGGCAAGGAGCCACCAGAGGAGGAAGGGTCCCTCCGGATCATCGAGAATTTTCGTTTCTTCACGTCTCAGCTGGCCAGCGTCGATGTGGGCGAGGTCTGGAAGGGAATCAAGAAGCTCATGATCGTGGATGTCTGCCTACAGCAAGGGATCGACAATCCGCAGATGATCTTCGAGAGCATGAACTCGACCGGGAAGGCGCTGACTCAGGCGGACCTGATCCGGAATTTCGTGCTCATGGGGCTAGCCCATGAACACCAAACCCGTCTCTACACCGACTATTGGCGCCCCATGGAGGTGGAGTTCGGCGCGGTGAACTACATCAACGAATTCGACGAGTTTATGCGCTACTACCTCGTCATTCATACCGGCAATGTGCGGATCCGTCGGGGGGATGTGTATGACGAGTTCAAGGGCTACTCCCGGAAGCATGAGGTTGAACCGTTGCTCGAATCCCTGAGGGAGTTCGCCGGTTACTACTGCCGCATCGCCTTGGGCACCGAGAAGGATGCCGCTCTCGCTGCGGCGTTTCACGACATCCGCGAGCTGCGAGCCGATGTCTGCTACCCCATGCTGATGGAGCTGTATCAGGATTTTCGGCACGATCGCCTCTCGCACGATGAGTTTGTCGAGGTGGTGCGTATGGTCGAAAGCTATGTCTTCCGGCGGGCGGTTTGCGATATCCCCACCAACTCGCTGCGCCAAACCTTCGCGACGTTTACGCGGCGGGTGAAAAAAGACCGCTACGTCGAGAGCGTTAAAGCGGCGTTTCTGCTCTTACCGTCCTACCGTCGGCTGCCGACCGACGCCGAGTTCATCCGTCAGATCCAAGTGCGCAACCTCTACAAGTTTAATCGCCGGTCCTACTGGCTGCGGCGGTTTGAAAACCACGGACGCAAGGAACGCGTGCAAGTCCAGGACTATACTATCGAACACATTATGCCCCAGAACGAGGACTTGAACGCCCAATGGCGAGCAGATCTCGGGGAGGAATGGCAGCGGATTCACACGCAATATTTGCACACCTTGGGGAACCTGACGCTCACCGGTTACAACTCGGAATACAGCGACCGTTCTTTCCCCGAAAAGCGCGATATGGAAGGTGGATTCAGGTATAGCCCTCTGAAGTTGAATCAAGGTCTGGGTTCTTGCGAAATCTGGAACGAGTCCGCGATCCAAGAGCGGGCAAAGCGACTGGCTGAAATTGCGGCAGAAATCTGGCAGGCGCCGAAGCTTTGGCAGGACCTTTTGGAGGCCTACAAACCGGCTCCCCCCAAGGGAGCTAACTACTCTATCGCAGATCACCCGAATCTGGCCGGGGGGATAACCCGGGAACTCTTCGAAGCGTTCCGCAAGGAGGTGTTGGCATTGGATGAGTGTGTCACCGAGGAATTCCTCAAGCTCTACGTCGCCTATAAGGCCGAAACAAATTTTGTGGATATTGTGCCACAGTCGAAGGGGCTTCGACTCAGCTTGAATCTGCCGTTCCCGGAAATCGACGACCCCCGCAAACTTTGTCGCGATGTGACCGATCTCGGGCGTTGGGGCAACGGAGACGTCGAGGTCCGGTTAGAACGGATGGAGGATCTCGCCTACGTTGTCGGCCTGGCACGACAAGCATTGGAACGACAACTGGGTGACGAGCCGGCAGAGTGA
- a CDS encoding RES family NAD+ phosphorylase yields the protein MEPKWAHPKYLIAGVGTRIHGSRWMPRGVASAVYAASTEAIALKEARHNFSRYGIQPRQKPRVLVEVDLRLSAVVALPALVEALPGIVLAELLAESWEAVNDRDSESLSQALGRCLWDLGYEGLRVTSARDARGQNLVWFPDRLRPGSSASICGEEELNRWIAT from the coding sequence GTGGAGCCCAAGTGGGCTCATCCGAAGTATCTGATCGCGGGTGTGGGAACGCGGATTCACGGGAGCCGTTGGATGCCTCGCGGAGTCGCTTCCGCAGTCTACGCGGCATCGACCGAAGCCATTGCGCTGAAGGAAGCGCGGCACAACTTCAGTCGCTACGGCATTCAACCGCGTCAGAAGCCGCGGGTCTTGGTTGAGGTCGACCTGCGATTGAGTGCAGTCGTGGCCCTGCCCGCTTTGGTTGAAGCGCTGCCTGGCATCGTCTTGGCTGAACTATTGGCCGAGTCTTGGGAGGCGGTGAACGACCGGGACTCCGAGTCACTTTCCCAAGCCTTGGGTCGCTGTCTTTGGGATCTTGGTTACGAAGGACTGCGGGTGACTTCGGCCCGGGATGCCAGAGGGCAAAACCTGGTTTGGTTTCCTGACCGTCTACGCCCGGGGAGCTCAGCCTCGATCTGCGGGGAAGAAGAACTCAACCGTTGGATCGCAACCTGA